A single genomic interval of Paenibacillus macerans harbors:
- a CDS encoding LysR family transcriptional regulator — MELRQIQYFIEVAKLEHVTEASYALHVSQSAVSRQIFKLEAELGVDLFIHEGRKVKLTPIGRQFLNQMEQLMKVIDHARQEIEEYLDPERGTVRIGFPSSLAARMVPAVVSAFRKKYPYVHFQLQHGSYKELMDWVVEGEINLAVMGPVPQQEPQINGEILFREKFVALLPAGHSMADQPSLKLSDLKNDVFVLFPKGFILRDIVVRACANLGFQPKVAFEGDDLDAIKGLVSAGLGLTLLPEIALSEQIPPTIVTVPINEPQVTRDVGVIVPAGREMAPTEKLFYEFLKELSPQALGYISPG, encoded by the coding sequence ATGGAACTGAGGCAAATCCAATATTTCATCGAAGTGGCCAAACTTGAGCATGTGACTGAGGCATCCTACGCTCTGCACGTTTCGCAATCGGCGGTAAGCCGGCAAATTTTCAAGCTGGAAGCGGAGCTGGGCGTGGACTTGTTTATTCATGAAGGGCGCAAAGTCAAGCTGACGCCGATCGGCCGGCAGTTTTTAAACCAGATGGAGCAGCTGATGAAAGTCATCGACCATGCCCGTCAGGAGATCGAAGAATATTTGGATCCCGAGCGGGGGACCGTGCGGATCGGCTTCCCCAGCAGCTTGGCGGCGCGGATGGTTCCGGCGGTCGTTTCGGCTTTCCGCAAAAAGTACCCGTATGTCCATTTTCAACTGCAGCACGGCTCGTACAAAGAATTGATGGACTGGGTCGTCGAAGGGGAGATCAACCTGGCGGTGATGGGGCCGGTGCCGCAGCAGGAACCGCAAATCAACGGCGAGATTTTGTTCCGGGAAAAATTCGTGGCGCTCCTTCCCGCCGGACACTCTATGGCCGACCAGCCCTCTTTGAAACTAAGCGATTTGAAAAACGATGTGTTTGTCTTGTTTCCCAAAGGTTTCATCCTGCGCGATATCGTGGTGAGGGCTTGCGCCAATTTGGGGTTTCAGCCCAAGGTCGCTTTTGAAGGGGACGATCTGGATGCCATCAAAGGGCTGGTTTCCGCGGGCCTTGGCCTGACGCTGCTGCCGGAAATCGCCTTAAGCGAGCAGATTCCGCCGACGATTGTGACGGTGCCGATCAATGAACCGCAGGTCACCCGGGATGTCGGGGTCATCGTTCCGGCGGGGCGCGAAATGGCGCCGACGGAGAAGCTGTTTTATGAGTTCCTGAAGGAGCTTTCGCCCCAGGCGCTGGGTTATATATCCCCTGGTTAA
- a CDS encoding CidB/LrgB family autolysis modulator: MITGLLSLVFTLVIYYLAKRLYKIRPKVYLSPLLITPLFLVIGLMWAQIPYETYQAGGKWLSTMLQPATVAFAVPLYKYYNVLKKHAVEILISVLTGSVVAMFSSAFLAEWLHLDNDLITSLIPRSITTPIAMNVSQVIGGVPNITAVFVIITGLLGTMLGPLVVKLFRIENEVARGVLFGTSAHGTGTSKAFELSSLTGTISSISMILAALFTLGAAPMLISLLQ; the protein is encoded by the coding sequence ATGATCACCGGTTTGCTTAGCCTTGTTTTTACATTGGTGATTTATTATCTGGCCAAACGGCTGTACAAAATCCGGCCTAAAGTTTATTTGTCCCCACTGCTGATTACGCCGCTGTTTCTGGTCATCGGCCTGATGTGGGCGCAGATTCCTTACGAAACTTACCAGGCCGGGGGAAAATGGCTTAGCACAATGCTGCAGCCCGCCACCGTCGCTTTTGCCGTTCCGCTATATAAATACTACAATGTTCTGAAAAAACACGCGGTGGAAATTCTCATCAGCGTACTGACCGGTTCGGTGGTGGCGATGTTCTCTTCGGCCTTCCTGGCCGAGTGGCTGCATCTGGACAACGATCTGATCACAAGCCTGATCCCCCGTTCGATTACGACGCCGATCGCTATGAACGTCTCCCAGGTCATCGGCGGCGTGCCGAATATTACAGCCGTCTTCGTCATTATTACCGGCCTGCTCGGAACGATGCTCGGGCCGCTGGTCGTGAAGCTGTTCCGCATCGAAAACGAGGTGGCGCGCGGCGTATTGTTCGGCACGAGCGCCCACGGCACCGGAACGTCCAAAGCGTTTGAGCTAAGCTCGCTGACCGGCACGATCTCCAGCATCTCCATGATTTTGGCCGCCTTGTTCACGTTGGGCGCCGCCCCGATGCTGATCTCGCTGCTGCAATAA
- the gdhA gene encoding NADP-specific glutamate dehydrogenase: protein MAITQQNEALEQASRYVAEVYEAVQKRNPGEHEFHQAVKEILDSLVPVFAKHPKYQESGILERIVEPERLISFRVPWVDDQGKVRVNRGFRVQFNSAIGPYKGGLRFHPSVNASIIKFLGFEQIFKNSLTGLPIGGGKGGSDFDPKGKSELEVMRFTQSFMTELAKYIGPDMDVPAGDIGVGGREIGYMFGQYKRLYGSETGVLTGKGLTYGGSLTRTEATGYGLVYFTAEMLTSKGETFEGKTVVVSGSGNVSIYAIEKAQQLGAKVVACSDSNGYVYDPNGIDLKTVKRLKEVERKRIKEYVNEHPGAEYHEGCRNIWSIPCDIALPCATQNEIDEAAAKQLVAGGVKFVAEGANMPSTLEAIEVYLNSGVYFGPAKAANAGGVAVSALEMAQNSARLSWTFEEVDEKLKGIMKNIYANSVKAAEEFGHPGNLVVGSNIAGFLKVADAMLAHGVV, encoded by the coding sequence ATGGCGATTACACAGCAAAACGAGGCACTGGAACAAGCCAGCCGCTATGTGGCTGAAGTTTATGAAGCCGTTCAAAAACGCAATCCGGGAGAACACGAATTCCATCAAGCGGTGAAGGAGATTTTGGATTCGCTGGTTCCGGTGTTTGCCAAACATCCGAAATACCAGGAAAGCGGCATCCTCGAAAGAATCGTGGAGCCGGAGCGTTTGATCAGCTTCCGCGTTCCGTGGGTGGACGATCAGGGCAAAGTACGGGTTAACCGCGGCTTCCGCGTGCAATTCAACAGCGCGATTGGGCCTTACAAAGGCGGGCTGCGCTTTCATCCGTCGGTAAATGCCAGCATCATTAAATTCCTCGGCTTCGAGCAAATTTTCAAAAATTCGCTGACCGGCTTGCCGATCGGCGGCGGGAAAGGCGGCTCGGATTTCGATCCCAAAGGCAAATCGGAGCTGGAGGTCATGAGATTCACCCAGAGTTTTATGACCGAGCTGGCCAAATACATCGGTCCCGACATGGATGTGCCTGCCGGAGATATCGGCGTAGGTGGACGGGAAATCGGCTACATGTTCGGCCAGTACAAACGGCTTTACGGCAGTGAAACCGGCGTGTTGACGGGGAAAGGCCTGACGTACGGCGGCAGCCTGACGCGCACCGAAGCAACGGGGTACGGCCTGGTGTACTTCACGGCGGAAATGCTGACCAGCAAAGGCGAAACCTTTGAAGGCAAAACGGTCGTCGTTTCCGGTTCCGGCAACGTTTCGATCTACGCCATCGAAAAAGCGCAGCAGCTGGGAGCCAAGGTGGTCGCGTGCAGCGATTCGAACGGTTACGTGTACGATCCGAACGGCATCGACCTGAAAACGGTCAAACGGTTGAAGGAAGTCGAAAGAAAACGGATTAAGGAATACGTGAACGAGCATCCGGGTGCGGAATACCATGAGGGCTGCCGCAATATCTGGAGCATCCCTTGCGATATCGCCCTGCCGTGCGCGACACAAAACGAAATCGATGAAGCTGCGGCAAAGCAGCTCGTCGCCGGAGGCGTGAAATTCGTCGCCGAGGGCGCCAACATGCCTTCGACGCTGGAAGCGATCGAGGTGTATCTGAACAGCGGAGTATATTTCGGCCCGGCCAAAGCGGCCAATGCCGGCGGCGTCGCCGTCTCCGCCCTGGAAATGGCGCAAAACAGCGCGAGATTGTCCTGGACCTTCGAGGAAGTGGACGAAAAGCTCAAAGGCATCATGAAGAACATCTATGCCAATAGTGTAAAAGCCGCCGAAGAGTTCGGCCATCCCGGAAACCTGGTGGTCGGCTCCAACATCGCCGGCTTCCTGAAAGTCGCCGACGCGATGCTGGCGCATGGGGTAGTTTAA
- the cydD gene encoding thiol reductant ABC exporter subunit CydD → MGRGLMKFQGVRPVMAIMALLTLLQSIAIIGQAKWLAEIVSALFAGAKLQEQAGGAGLFLLAFMVRQICALTMQKTAYRFAEETGRDLRKQVLEKLFQLGPRFTGTEGTGNLVTLVLEGVAKFRNYLELFLPRMLATGLTPVLILAYVYKLDLASGVILTITMPILIAFMILLGLAARKQTERQLKSYRVLANHFVDSLRGLETLKFLGRSKSHQNSIARVSDSYRSATMRTLRVAFLSSFALDFFTMLSVASVAVSLGLRLVNGEMLLLPALTVLILAPEYFLPVRMVGADFHATLDGKEAGEAMQAIITAAEEEASQAAPVPEGVAWAWTADSTLALHDVGMIHEREAKASLEDVRLSLRGMGKIGIIGESGAGKSTLIDVIGGFLRPTSGGFELNGSALGDLTAAGWREQITYIPQRPYIFSGSLADNISFHAPGASRGDVERAAVAAGLGELARSLPGGLDEPIGGGGRTLSGGQEQRVALARALVSKRPIILLDEPTAHLDIETEYELKNTMLPLFEGKLVLLATHRLHWMREMDCIIVMEQGRVAETGTHGELMKKRGAYYRMVAAQREEIG, encoded by the coding sequence ATGGGACGCGGTTTGATGAAATTTCAAGGGGTGCGGCCGGTCATGGCGATCATGGCCCTGCTGACCCTGCTTCAGAGCATCGCAATCATCGGGCAGGCTAAATGGCTGGCGGAGATCGTCTCCGCCCTGTTTGCCGGCGCCAAGCTGCAGGAACAAGCCGGCGGGGCCGGTTTGTTCCTGCTTGCTTTTATGGTGCGGCAAATTTGCGCGCTGACGATGCAGAAGACGGCCTACCGCTTTGCGGAAGAGACGGGGCGGGACCTGCGGAAGCAGGTGCTGGAGAAGCTGTTTCAACTGGGTCCGCGGTTCACTGGAACCGAAGGCACAGGGAACCTGGTGACCTTGGTGCTGGAGGGCGTGGCCAAATTCCGCAATTACCTGGAGCTGTTTCTGCCGCGGATGCTGGCGACCGGGCTGACGCCGGTGCTGATTTTGGCCTACGTTTATAAGCTGGATCTCGCTTCCGGGGTTATCCTGACGATCACGATGCCAATTTTGATCGCGTTTATGATTTTGCTCGGGCTGGCGGCGCGGAAGCAAACGGAGCGGCAGCTCAAATCGTACCGCGTGTTGGCGAACCATTTCGTCGATTCGCTGCGCGGTCTGGAGACGCTGAAATTCCTCGGGCGCAGCAAATCGCATCAGAACTCGATCGCCCGGGTGAGCGACTCCTACCGTTCGGCAACAATGCGCACGCTGCGGGTCGCCTTTTTGTCTTCGTTTGCGCTCGACTTCTTTACGATGCTGTCGGTCGCTTCGGTGGCGGTCAGCCTCGGGCTGCGGCTGGTGAACGGGGAAATGCTGCTGCTGCCCGCGCTGACCGTGCTGATTTTGGCGCCGGAGTATTTTTTGCCGGTGCGGATGGTCGGGGCGGACTTCCACGCCACCCTGGACGGGAAAGAAGCCGGAGAAGCGATGCAGGCGATCATCACGGCGGCGGAGGAGGAGGCGTCCCAGGCGGCGCCGGTGCCGGAAGGCGTGGCCTGGGCGTGGACGGCGGACAGTACGCTGGCCTTGCATGACGTAGGCATGATTCATGAGCGGGAGGCCAAGGCCTCGCTGGAGGACGTCCGGCTGTCGCTACGCGGCATGGGCAAAATCGGCATCATCGGCGAAAGCGGAGCCGGAAAGTCGACGCTGATCGACGTGATCGGCGGGTTTTTGCGGCCGACATCCGGCGGCTTTGAGCTGAACGGCAGCGCGCTGGGCGACTTGACGGCCGCGGGCTGGCGGGAGCAAATCACTTATATTCCGCAGCGTCCGTATATTTTCAGCGGCAGCCTGGCCGATAATATAAGCTTCCATGCGCCCGGGGCGTCGCGCGGGGACGTGGAGCGGGCGGCGGTGGCGGCCGGGCTCGGGGAATTGGCGCGCAGCTTGCCCGGCGGGCTGGACGAGCCGATCGGCGGCGGCGGTCGGACGCTGAGCGGCGGCCAGGAGCAGCGGGTGGCGCTGGCCCGGGCTTTAGTCAGCAAACGGCCGATCATTTTGCTCGACGAGCCGACGGCCCATTTGGACATCGAGACGGAATACGAATTAAAGAATACGATGCTGCCTTTGTTTGAAGGCAAGCTTGTATTGCTGGCGACGCACCGCCTGCATTGGATGCGGGAGATGGACTGCATTATCGTGATGGAGCAGGGCCGGGTAGCGGAAACGGGAACGCATGGCGAGTTGATGAAGAAACGGGGCGCTTATTACCGCATGGTTGCGGCGCAGCGGGAGGAGATCGGATGA
- a CDS encoding NAD(P)/FAD-dependent oxidoreductase produces MAKEIVILGAGYGGVLSALTVRKYMDRSEAQVTVVNQYPTHQIITELHRLAAGSISERAVALPLDKLFKGKDIDLRIATVKSFSVDNKEIKLSDGSTLTYDALVVGLGSKTAYFGIPGLEEHSMVLKSADDANAIYKHIEERISEYAKSGNEADATILIGGGGLTGVELVGEIADQLPKLTKKYGVDREAIKLLLVEAGPKILPVLPDSLIERATASLEKRGVKFLTGLPVTNVAGNVIDLKDGQKIVANTFVWTGGVQGNPLVGESGLEVNRGRASVNQFLQSVSHPDVFVVGDSAVFMGPDGRPYPPTAQIAWQMGELTGYNLFAFLRGKKMEGFEPVNSGTLASLGRKDAVATIGANNTELRGLPATMMKEASNIRYLSHIKALDALAY; encoded by the coding sequence ATGGCAAAAGAAATTGTAATTTTAGGTGCCGGTTACGGCGGCGTGCTTAGCGCTTTGACCGTTCGCAAATATATGGACAGATCGGAAGCGCAGGTGACGGTCGTTAACCAATATCCGACGCATCAGATCATTACGGAGCTGCATCGTCTGGCTGCCGGCAGCATTTCCGAACGGGCGGTGGCGCTGCCGCTGGATAAGCTGTTTAAAGGAAAAGACATCGATCTGCGTATCGCCACGGTCAAGAGCTTTTCGGTGGATAATAAAGAAATTAAGCTTTCCGACGGTTCGACCCTGACTTATGACGCGCTGGTGGTCGGGCTTGGCAGCAAAACGGCCTACTTCGGCATCCCGGGTCTGGAGGAGCACAGCATGGTGCTGAAATCGGCCGACGACGCCAACGCGATTTACAAGCATATCGAGGAGCGGATCAGCGAGTATGCCAAGTCCGGCAATGAAGCGGACGCCACGATCCTGATCGGCGGCGGCGGTTTGACCGGCGTCGAGCTGGTTGGGGAAATCGCCGACCAACTGCCGAAGCTGACGAAGAAATACGGCGTGGACCGCGAGGCGATCAAACTGCTGCTCGTGGAAGCGGGGCCGAAGATTTTGCCGGTGTTGCCGGATTCTTTGATCGAACGCGCGACGGCGAGCCTGGAGAAACGCGGCGTGAAATTTTTGACCGGGTTGCCGGTGACGAATGTCGCGGGCAATGTAATCGATTTGAAGGACGGCCAAAAAATCGTGGCCAACACTTTCGTCTGGACAGGCGGCGTGCAAGGCAATCCGCTCGTGGGCGAGTCCGGCCTGGAAGTGAACCGCGGACGCGCTTCGGTCAACCAATTCTTGCAGTCCGTTTCCCATCCGGACGTGTTTGTGGTCGGCGACAGCGCGGTATTTATGGGACCTGACGGCCGCCCGTATCCGCCGACGGCGCAAATCGCCTGGCAAATGGGCGAGCTGACCGGCTACAACCTGTTCGCTTTCTTGCGCGGCAAAAAGATGGAAGGGTTCGAACCGGTCAACTCCGGTACGCTGGCCAGCCTTGGCCGCAAGGACGCCGTAGCGACGATCGGCGCCAACAACACCGAGCTGCGCGGTCTGCCGGCCACGATGATGAAAGAAGCGAGCAACATCCGCTATTTGTCGCACATTAAAGCTCTGGACGCCCTGGCTTATTAA
- the cydC gene encoding thiol reductant ABC exporter subunit CydC: MKRESWIGPYFRLYSGRFALYLLLGVLTLLSAGMLMFTSGFLISKSALQPYNILLVYVPIVGVRTFGIGRAVIHYVERLVGHDTVLRILARMRVRLYRILEPQALFIRSRYRTGDILGALADDIEQLQNVYIRTVFPGLVALILYAAAVIAMGFFDVTFALLLAGYIFVLVAVLPYVTLRLTRRTNEEVKRERGGLYRTLTDAVMGIGDWVISGRADEFLASYERDEAAVARKDRKLRAWARWRSLIGQMVVGLAVVSMVYWAGGQAAAGQIDATLIAAFVLIVFPLADAFLPVSDAVERIPQYGVSLARLERIEHSGGEQRQAAGGAGVAGGSGGFRGMAPEAAQAVHIRLQGVRFAYAAGGAISVDGVSLDIPQGKRVAVIGRSGAGKSTLLKLIQGALAPSDGTVTFNGVPAAALGERMPEYVSVLNQSPHLFDTTVANNIRLARPEAADEEIRRAAQAAQLGPLISALPEGLNTPMRETGQRFSGGERQRVALARILLQDTPVLILDEPTVGLDPRTERELLATIFRTTQGKTLIWVTHHLVGAEKMDEIIFMEHGRILMRGTHAELMKSEPRYRNLYRLDRPD; this comes from the coding sequence ATGAAGCGGGAGTCTTGGATTGGCCCTTATTTTCGTTTATACAGCGGACGGTTTGCCCTTTATTTGCTCCTCGGTGTGCTTACGCTGCTCTCCGCCGGCATGCTGATGTTTACTTCCGGTTTTCTGATCTCGAAGTCGGCGCTGCAGCCTTACAATATTTTGCTGGTGTACGTGCCGATCGTCGGCGTGCGCACATTTGGGATCGGCCGGGCGGTCATCCACTATGTCGAGCGGCTGGTCGGGCATGACACGGTGCTGCGGATTTTGGCCCGGATGCGGGTGCGCCTGTACCGGATTTTGGAACCCCAGGCGCTTTTTATCCGCTCCCGCTACCGGACGGGGGACATTCTCGGGGCGCTGGCCGATGATATCGAACAGCTGCAGAACGTATATATCCGCACCGTGTTTCCGGGTCTGGTCGCTTTGATTTTGTATGCCGCGGCCGTAATTGCGATGGGATTTTTCGATGTGACGTTCGCTTTGCTGCTGGCGGGGTACATTTTTGTTTTGGTGGCGGTGCTGCCCTATGTGACGCTGCGGCTGACCCGGCGGACCAACGAAGAGGTCAAACGCGAGCGTGGCGGGCTGTACCGCACCTTGACCGACGCCGTCATGGGCATCGGCGATTGGGTGATCAGCGGCCGGGCGGACGAATTCCTGGCCTCGTACGAGCGGGATGAGGCGGCCGTGGCCCGCAAAGACCGCAAGCTGCGGGCATGGGCGCGCTGGCGGAGCCTGATCGGACAAATGGTCGTTGGCCTCGCCGTCGTCTCGATGGTGTACTGGGCCGGCGGGCAGGCCGCGGCCGGACAGATCGACGCCACGCTGATCGCCGCGTTTGTGCTGATCGTGTTTCCGCTGGCGGACGCGTTTTTGCCCGTCTCGGACGCGGTGGAGCGTATCCCGCAGTACGGCGTGTCGTTGGCGCGGCTGGAGCGGATCGAGCACTCCGGCGGTGAGCAGCGGCAGGCCGCTGGCGGAGCGGGCGTTGCCGGCGGGAGCGGGGGATTCCGCGGCATGGCCCCGGAGGCTGCTCAAGCCGTCCACATTCGGCTGCAGGGCGTGCGCTTCGCGTATGCGGCGGGCGGCGCCATTTCCGTGGACGGTGTGTCGCTGGACATCCCGCAGGGCAAGCGGGTTGCCGTGATCGGCCGCAGCGGCGCGGGCAAGTCGACGCTGCTGAAGCTGATCCAGGGGGCGCTTGCCCCAAGCGATGGAACGGTGACGTTTAACGGCGTCCCCGCCGCGGCCTTAGGCGAACGGATGCCGGAGTACGTGTCCGTTCTGAATCAGAGCCCGCATCTGTTCGACACGACGGTGGCGAACAACATCAGGCTCGCCCGGCCGGAGGCTGCGGACGAGGAGATCCGCCGGGCCGCGCAAGCTGCGCAGCTGGGCCCGCTGATCTCGGCGCTGCCGGAGGGCCTGAACACGCCGATGCGCGAAACGGGCCAGCGTTTCTCCGGCGGCGAACGGCAGCGCGTGGCGCTGGCGCGGATCTTGCTGCAGGACACGCCCGTGCTCATCCTCGATGAGCCGACCGTAGGGCTCGATCCGCGCACGGAGCGTGAGCTGCTGGCGACGATCTTCCGCACGACGCAGGGCAAAACGCTCATCTGGGTGACGCACCATCTGGTCGGCGCGGAGAAGATGGACGAGATTATTTTTATGGAGCATGGCCGCATCCTGATGCGGGGCACCCACGCCGAACTGATGAAGTCCGAACCGCGCTACCGCAATCTATACCGCTTGGACCGGCCGGATTAA
- a CDS encoding CidA/LrgA family protein — translation MKTAGKGVFQVAILFLFTFVMNEVAKLLHLPVPGSILGIFVLFVLLKTNIVKLAWIEQGANWLLAELLLFFIPSAVGIMKYMPLLESEGVRILIVVIFSTLIVMISSGLVASRISKRKERHSS, via the coding sequence ATGAAAACGGCCGGCAAGGGCGTATTTCAAGTAGCGATTTTATTTTTATTCACCTTTGTCATGAACGAGGTTGCAAAGCTGCTTCATCTGCCGGTACCCGGCTCGATTTTGGGCATTTTCGTGTTGTTTGTCCTTCTGAAAACCAACATCGTCAAGCTGGCGTGGATCGAACAAGGCGCAAACTGGCTACTCGCCGAGCTGCTGCTGTTCTTTATTCCGTCCGCCGTTGGCATTATGAAATATATGCCGCTGCTGGAAAGCGAAGGCGTGCGGATTTTGATCGTCGTCATTTTCAGCACCTTGATCGTCATGATCAGCTCGGGGCTTGTCGCCTCCCGCATTTCCAAACGAAAGGAGCGTCACAGCTCATGA
- a CDS encoding nitroreductase family protein, whose protein sequence is MSTAETVNLNDFYTVLRERHSVRAYDPSVKISREELKEMLELSLSAPSSSNLQPWRFLVIDEDELKQKLLPIANNQQQVVEASAVIAVLGDLKSYEQADAIYSQSVAMGAMTEEVKTNFVERLQQMYGGLGDERLHQVNLLDAGLISMQLMLIAKAKGYDTVPMAGYNPEKFAEVFEVPETLKPILLIAIGKAAKPAHATPRLGVDQVTSWNSFQS, encoded by the coding sequence ATGAGTACGGCAGAGACAGTAAATCTGAACGATTTTTATACGGTACTTCGGGAAAGACATTCGGTTCGCGCTTACGACCCGTCGGTGAAAATCTCCCGGGAAGAACTGAAGGAAATGCTGGAGCTTTCGCTTTCCGCTCCTTCCTCTTCCAATTTGCAGCCTTGGCGGTTTTTGGTGATTGACGAAGACGAGCTGAAGCAAAAGCTGCTGCCGATCGCCAACAACCAGCAGCAGGTCGTGGAAGCTTCCGCCGTTATCGCGGTGCTTGGCGACCTGAAGTCCTATGAGCAGGCCGATGCGATTTACAGCCAGTCCGTGGCGATGGGCGCAATGACCGAAGAGGTGAAAACCAATTTTGTCGAACGTTTGCAACAAATGTACGGAGGTTTGGGAGACGAGCGGCTCCATCAGGTCAACTTGCTCGACGCCGGTCTGATCTCCATGCAGCTGATGCTGATCGCCAAAGCGAAAGGCTACGACACCGTGCCGATGGCCGGATACAATCCGGAAAAATTCGCCGAGGTCTTCGAAGTTCCGGAAACGCTCAAGCCGATCCTCCTCATCGCCATCGGCAAAGCGGCCAAACCGGCTCATGCCACACCGCGCCTGGGCGTAGATCAAGTGACGTCCTGGAACTCGTTCCAATCCTGA
- a CDS encoding DUF1641 domain-containing protein encodes MSETIAETKTEQGGALSAGQQERELLEQLLKPEVQESLSVLVEQLPKLTEMVGALTKSYDFFKSLSTDEVLKNDMVGGFAEVAGPVVGTVKKVAANVIEARDRAEESQEVIGLFGLLRMLKDPQAQKLFRFVNAYLQVSGARDSQQK; translated from the coding sequence ATGTCAGAAACAATTGCCGAAACGAAGACGGAGCAAGGCGGCGCCTTGTCTGCCGGGCAGCAGGAGCGTGAACTTCTGGAGCAGCTGTTGAAGCCGGAAGTTCAGGAATCCTTGAGCGTGCTGGTAGAGCAGCTTCCTAAATTAACGGAAATGGTCGGCGCGCTGACCAAATCGTATGATTTTTTCAAATCACTGTCGACGGACGAAGTGCTGAAAAACGACATGGTCGGCGGTTTCGCGGAGGTGGCCGGACCGGTGGTGGGCACGGTGAAGAAAGTAGCCGCCAACGTCATCGAAGCCAGAGATCGGGCTGAAGAGAGCCAGGAGGTAATCGGCTTGTTCGGTCTGCTTAGAATGCTTAAGGATCCGCAGGCGCAAAAGCTGTTTCGCTTTGTGAATGCTTATCTTCAAGTCTCTGGCGCACGCGACAGTCAACAAAAATAA
- the cydB gene encoding cytochrome d ubiquinol oxidase subunit II, which produces MLSLNELWFILVAVLFIGFFFLEGFDFGIGMSTRFLAKNDMERRVLINSIGPFWDANEVWLLTAGGAMFAAFPNWYATMFSGYYTPLVVLLLALIARGVAFEFRGKVGSEKWKSTWDAAIFLGSLLPPFLLGVVFAGLMKGLPIDGDMEMKAGLFDMVNVYTLVGGITVVVLCLVHGLLFASLRTTGSLRERARKLAHKMLIPLAVLFVLFGMLTYFQTDVFQVRGLVLGLVGLLGVIAFVLGGWFISKQKDGWAFGMTGTMIALSIAAVFIGLFPRVMVSSISETFSLTIQNASSGPYSLKVMTIVSLTLLPFVLGYQIWSYFVFHKRVHEKEHLEY; this is translated from the coding sequence ATGCTGTCTCTTAATGAGCTGTGGTTTATCCTTGTCGCGGTGTTGTTCATCGGTTTCTTCTTTTTGGAAGGTTTTGATTTCGGCATCGGAATGAGCACCCGGTTTTTGGCAAAAAATGATATGGAGCGCCGCGTGCTGATCAACTCGATCGGACCGTTCTGGGATGCCAACGAGGTATGGCTGCTGACGGCGGGCGGCGCGATGTTCGCCGCGTTTCCGAACTGGTACGCCACGATGTTCAGCGGATATTACACCCCGCTCGTCGTGCTGCTGCTGGCGCTGATCGCCCGCGGGGTCGCGTTTGAATTCCGCGGCAAGGTCGGCAGCGAGAAATGGAAGTCGACCTGGGACGCCGCGATTTTTCTCGGCAGCCTGCTGCCGCCGTTCCTGCTCGGCGTGGTGTTCGCCGGTCTGATGAAAGGCCTGCCGATCGACGGGGACATGGAAATGAAGGCCGGCCTGTTCGATATGGTGAACGTCTACACGCTGGTCGGCGGCATTACGGTCGTGGTGCTGTGCCTTGTGCACGGCCTGCTGTTCGCCTCGCTGCGCACGACGGGCAGCTTGCGGGAGCGGGCCCGCAAGCTGGCGCATAAAATGCTGATTCCGCTCGCCGTATTGTTCGTACTGTTTGGCATGTTGACCTACTTCCAGACGGACGTGTTCCAAGTCCGCGGCTTGGTGCTCGGGCTGGTAGGGTTGCTCGGCGTTATCGCCTTTGTGCTGGGGGGATGGTTTATCTCCAAGCAAAAAGACGGCTGGGCGTTCGGCATGACCGGAACGATGATCGCCTTATCGATCGCGGCGGTGTTTATCGGGTTGTTCCCGCGCGTCATGGTCAGCTCGATCAGCGAGACGTTTTCCCTGACGATCCAGAACGCGTCTTCCGGGCCGTATTCGCTGAAGGTCATGACGATCGTGTCTTTAACCCTGCTGCCGTTTGTGCTGGGGTACCAAATTTGGAGTTATTTCGTTTTCCATAAACGCGTACACGAGAAGGAGCATTTGGAATATTAA